The window AATGGTAACCGATTGCGAGGTCGGCCGCtgatggatgatgatgtcgCGGGCTTCGACTCGGTTGTCCCGATCTCCGTCAGCTACCTCCACCCTTCTGCACGAGAGTGACGCACGAGCAGCAAGCATCAGTCGTTCATTCGTTGTCCGTCAAGGGACATATAAAGCCACGATCGCTGTTCGTTCTCCTCATTCCCTGCATAACATACATTCAATAGCAACCATGGCTCCTCCAATTGTTACCATTTATGTGAGTGGTCCAGCAGATCCTCATGTCCACCCGAACAACCTTTGGCAACTCTCGCTGATCGTAGTACGTCGCGTCAGGTCACGAGCTTGACGTCTGCACCTACAGTCCGAAGGCATCACGATCTCCTCAGGCGGTATGTGTGTTGAAACATGTGTTTTTGCCTCTTAAATGCTCATTTGGCTATCAGTTCTCTGAAGGCCATGGATATCAAATACGAAGTGAGTAAGCTCATGGCTTGCTTACGAGCAGGCATTCTCAGGTATAACCCTGGCCAGTCAGAGCAAGGTCATGCGTAGTCTGAGAAACCTGCTGACTATATTTCCACAAAGGAGTTTGACCTTGtgatggatgaagaagccAAACGTCGTTGGCAACGAGCAAAGCCGGCGGGCAAGGTCATTAGTCTTCCTGGCTATCTCGTGGGGGGTGAATGGATCGGTGTAAGTATGCCTATAGGATGTCGGAGTCAGGCTAATACATTCGATAGACAATGGAGGATTTTGAACAAGCAGTGGAATCTCAATCTCTCGAGTCATTCCTCAAACAAGACCTCAATATACCCGACGAAACATCTACATCTGCCGACCCCTCTGCTCCTTCCACCTCCAAACAAAAATCAATCCAAGAGGTGGAGCTCGAGAAACTCATGAAAGAAATGACGAACGAAGATCTAGACAAATTGATGAATGATTTGGGGGTATCCGATGACGTCGGCAAGATTGGATTGATCAATCAACCTTCCACTGGTATTGATATGAAGTCGTGGGGCGGAGAAGAGGGTGTCTCCAAAACAGGACCAGTCCCCACCAATGGTGAGGATGTCATCTCAATGTTCCTCAACcaaggagaaaagaagggagaggacAAAGATAAGAACAAGGACGATACAGGCGTCTATGATAAGACGAAGAAGGTGAAAAACCAGACCATCGATGTGCggggagatgaggaaggcCCTGTGTCTGAGGAAATCCTTGTGTCTGAGCTAAAAAAGGAGTTCCTGCTTGACTCTCGCGAGGAAAAAGACATTGCCTTGGcggaaaagaaggaggtggGGAAGCTTGACTAACTGGAAGGTTACTGGGTAGGTTTGAGCTATGTTTGTACAATTTGTATCATACACAGACAATGAAGGGCTATCAAACTATGATGCATGGAAGGATTTACATACTAACCTGCTAGCGGCCGACCAGTACAGAGATCCCATTCAGAGGCATTCCTCCACGCATATCCCACTGATTCATCGATCGGACCGCTTGCAGATGCCGAAACATATTTACGTAATCTTATATATCGGATCACGGTGACATGCCCGTTGGACGACGACTCCTCGCGTTTTCGACTCGTCCTGTCTGTCTGTTTACCTTTTCACCCCATCACACTTCTTGACATTTTATGAGCAATGGCTCCCCCTTTCCTCAAATCCCAAGAAGAGTACGAGGAGCTCGTTGACTCCGTTGACACTTTCTTGTTGGATTGCGATGGTGTGCTTTACCATGGAAAACAGGTAGTGGAAGGCGTTCGAACTGTCCTCGACATGTTGAGGAAAAAGGGTATAGCCGGGCGATTTGAGATAGGTGCACATTGGTAGCTGACGGTAGCGAACAGGCAAGAAAATCATATTTGTTACGAACAATGCCACCAAGTCTAGAAGAAAATTGAAGGAAACCTTTGACCACCTTGGCTTGAACGCTTCTCTTGTTTGTTTTATCTCTTATCAGAAGATTAAATGTCGGTTGATTGTCTGATAATCAACTCCCTACTCTAGGACGAGTGTTTCGGCTCGGCGTATGCCTCGGCAGTGTACATCTCTCAAGTCTTAAATTTCCCCAAGGATAAGAAGGTCTACGTCTTTGGCGAAGAAGGATTGGAAGAGGAGCTCGACCAGTGCGGTATCGCCCATTGCGGTGGTTCTGTATGTCAtgatctttcaaactcTGAAGCAGGATAACTAATGAGATGCTGCAGGACCCTGTGGACCGAGAATTCAAAGCTCCTATCGACTTTACTGTCTTCAAACCGGATGATTCCATCGGTGCCGTCCTGTGCGGTTTCGACTCTTGGATAAGTAAGCTGTGACAATCTCAACTTGTGGAGGGGATCGGAACTGATACCAAATGGCCCCAGATTACCAAAAACTTGCCAAGGCCATGACTTACCTTCGTAATCCAGAGTGCAAGCTCATCCTCACCAACACCGACCCCACATTCCCTACTCACGGTGATGTCTTCCCTGGTGGGTATTTTTTTGCACTTGTAATGCCATTCTTTCAGCTCATTGGTCCCACAGGCTCCGGTTCATTGTCTATCCCTATCGTCAACGCATCAAAGAGGAAACCCCTTGTAATTGGCAAGCCGAAcaagatgatgatggacGCCATCCTTGCTCAGTAAGTTGCGCTTCAATTCCTGCGAGACTTAAATTTACCATCCATTTTTAGTCATAAGTTTGACTCTTCCCGAGCTCTGATGGTCGGCGACAATCTTGCTACTGACATTGCTTTCGGTCGAAACAGCAAAATCCGAACGCTACTCGTCATGGGCGGCGTCACCAAGTACGAACAAGTCTTTGGAGAAAACCCCAACGAGGTCGTGCCCGATTTGGTTATGAACAGCTTTGGCGATTTGGCGGTGTTGGCAGATGCGTCTGAGCAGTAGCTAAGAGCATAAGTGTCTCAATAGATATCATCATAGAAATACATATGGGCATGAACTGTAGCGACTGGTTTATAGTTTATTCAAAGTCTTCGGTGAATCCCATACTGCGAAATCTGTCAGTATGGGAATGATTGGTGACCATAGGAGAAAAAACCTACAGTGTATATTGCTTGTAAACAGTCATCACCTTGACAATAAATGCCTCGATGTGGAATATCTTTTTTGATCCCATTCGCATTCGGAGTTCCTGTGAAACATACTGTTAGGTTCTGTTTGAGAAGAACAATTAAACTGACTCACGTAGTAAGCGGTCCAGTGCACAATTTGTGGTTTTAATGTGTCATCAACCTTCTCAACTAGTCTTTCTGAGATGGTCTAAGTCCACGTGTCAGCATCTCTTCTGACCTCTCAGTAGCTGGCTTACCTTCATAACGACCGTTGGCGGTATACAGTGGCTTAACAACTCGTAGATCTTTGCCCGGATTTCTAACAGTCTTTGCGCAGTTTGCTCCTGCAAGATCGCATCCGCGACCTTGCCACAATATGTCTCCCAATCGGGCTTGGCGACCTCGATGTCACCAGACAGGTCAGGACGTTGCATCCGCATGGCCTCAAAAACAAGTAGAGCCTTTCGAAGATTGCCTTGGGATGTTTCGAGGATGGCGTTGTTGGCAGGGGAGGGGAGGGTGAATCGTTCTTTCTTGGCGACGTAATTGAGGACTGTTGTCATCTATTCTCAGGTTAAAAAAACTGATTACTGGGAGTGTTTCAACCGAAAATGCCTTACTTCGTCATCTGTAGGGGCAGCCACTCGCATAAGTAAACACCGACTTCTAATAGGAGCAATGATCTTGCTTGTGCTGTTGGCACAGAGGATGAGTCTCATATTGGCCATGTATTTTTCCATGGTTCGTCGTAATGCTGCTTGAGCGTCTCGAGTAAGAGCATCTGCCTCGTTGATGATGACCACTGCGATTGTGGTCAGCTACGATACGAGTTCATTCATCAGGACAAAGACTGACCTTTGAACCTCTGTTTGGCATTCAAATCAACTTGTTGAGTCTGTGCAATCTCCTTCAAGATATCTTGGATGACCACTCTGTCGTACATTCCCACATCGGATGGTGTGAGCTCGATGTGATAGTTTGACTGAACGACGTTGACGTCAAGCTTGCGATTGGAAGGGGTCACAAAGACTCTTTGGTCAATTCGGAGCTGCAGATTGCGTATCAAGGTCAGAGATTGCAATAAATAGTAGTGTAGGTACGGACCTTCTCTACGCCAGGTCCATAAAGTTCTCGAAGAGTGCACATGATCCTTGTCTGC is drawn from Cryptococcus gattii WM276 chromosome A, complete sequence and contains these coding sequences:
- a CDS encoding Hypothetical protein (Similar to TIGR gene model, INSD accession AAW41635.1; CNB04460) is translated as MCFCLLNAHLAISSLKAMDIKYEEFDLVMDEEAKRRWQRAKPAGKVISLPGYLVGGEWIGTMEDFEQAVESQSLESFLKQDLNIPDETSTSADPSAPSTSKQKSIQEVELEKLMKEMTNEDLDKLMNDLGVSDDVGKIGLINQPSTGIDMKSWGGEEGVSKTGPVPTNGEDVISMFLNQGEKKGEDKDKNKDDTGVYDKTKKVKNQTIDVRGDEEGPVSEEILVSELKKEFLLDSREEKDIALAEKKEVGKLD
- a CDS encoding Subunit of DNA Replication factor C (RF-C), putative; Rfc5p (Similar to TIGR gene model, INSD accession AAW41633.1) — translated: MSLWVDKYRPRTLDDLHYHDGLSSRLKSLAASGDFPHILFYGPSGAGKKTRIMCTLRELYGPGVEKLRIDQRVFVTPSNRKLDVNVVQSNYHIELTPSDVGMYDRVVIQDILKEIAQTQQVDLNAKQRFKVVIINEADALTRDAQAALRRTMEKYMANMRLILCANSTSKIIAPIRSRCLLMRVAAPTDDEMTTVLNYVAKKERFTLPSPANNAILETSQGNLRKALLVFEAMRMQRPDLSGDIEVAKPDWETYCGKVADAILQEQTAQRLLEIRAKIYELLSHCIPPTVVMKTISERLVEKVDDTLKPQIVHWTAYYELRMRMGSKKIFHIEAFIVKVMTVYKQYTLMGFTEDFE
- a CDS encoding 4-nitrophenylphosphatase, putative (Similar to TIGR gene model, INSD accession AAW41626.1~Duplicated and diverged from downstream gene CGB_A1620W) gives rise to the protein MAPPFLKSQEEYEELVDSVDTFLLDCDGVLYHGKQVVEGVRTVLDMLRKKGKKIIFVTNNATKSRRKLKETFDHLGLNASLDECFGSAYASAVYISQVLNFPKDKKVYVFGEEGLEEELDQCGIAHCGGSDPVDREFKAPIDFTVFKPDDSIGAVLCGFDSWINYQKLAKAMTYLRNPECKLILTNTDPTFPTHGDVFPGSGSLSIPIVNASKRKPLVIGKPNKMMMDAILAHHKFDSSRALMVGDNLATDIAFGRNSKIRTLLVMGGVTKYEQVFGENPNEVVPDLVMNSFGDLAVLADASEQ